A window from Ignavibacteria bacterium encodes these proteins:
- a CDS encoding thioredoxin-disulfide reductase, producing the protein MSDNHKKVIIIGSGPAGFTAAIYAARANLNPFVFEGNQPGGQLTITTEVENYPGFEHGIMGPELMDVMRKQAKRFGAEFEYKYIDKVDLSSRPFKLISGKETYTADAVIVATGASAKLLGIPSEQEYMGFGVSACATCDGFFFKEQEVIVVGGGDSAMEEANYLTKFASKVTIVHRREGFRASQIMLDRAKKNPKIEFRLNEVVEEILGKPARQSWAEGAGGNENGRKMVTGVRLRNVKTNNITEMKIDGIFMAIGHKPNTEIFKGILDMEESGYLKVKTGSTYTNIDGIFAAGDVADKTYRQAVTAAGMGCMAAIDAERWLEAQAM; encoded by the coding sequence ATGTCAGATAATCATAAAAAAGTTATAATCATTGGATCAGGCCCTGCTGGATTTACCGCAGCAATATATGCAGCACGTGCAAATTTGAATCCTTTCGTATTTGAAGGAAATCAACCTGGTGGTCAACTAACCATAACGACCGAAGTCGAAAACTATCCTGGCTTCGAGCATGGCATTATGGGACCGGAATTAATGGATGTAATGCGAAAGCAAGCAAAGCGTTTCGGGGCTGAGTTTGAATACAAGTACATCGATAAAGTTGATCTCAGCAGCAGACCTTTCAAACTAATTTCAGGAAAAGAAACTTATACTGCCGATGCAGTAATCGTTGCAACCGGTGCCTCAGCGAAACTTTTGGGAATTCCATCGGAACAGGAATATATGGGATTTGGAGTTTCGGCATGTGCAACGTGTGATGGATTCTTTTTTAAAGAACAAGAAGTAATTGTCGTTGGCGGCGGGGATTCGGCAATGGAAGAAGCGAATTATCTCACAAAATTTGCATCGAAAGTAACAATCGTACATCGACGTGAGGGATTCCGTGCATCTCAAATTATGTTGGATCGTGCAAAGAAAAATCCAAAGATTGAATTTCGATTAAACGAAGTTGTCGAAGAGATTCTTGGAAAACCTGCCCGCCAAAGTTGGGCTGAAGGGGCAGGCGGGAATGAGAATGGAAGAAAAATGGTTACAGGTGTCAGATTACGAAACGTGAAAACTAACAATATTACTGAAATGAAAATCGATGGAATTTTTATGGCAATCGGACATAAACCAAATACAGAAATTTTCAAAGGTATTCTAGATATGGAGGAATCGGGTTATTTAAAAGTCAAAACCGGCTCAACATATACAAATATTGATGGCATCTTTGCGGCTGGTGATGTTGCAGATAAAACGTACCGTCAAGCAGTAACTGCGGCAGGAATGGGCTGTATGGCGGCAATTGACGCTGAACGATGGCTGGAAGCACAGGCTATGTAA
- the queG gene encoding tRNA epoxyqueuosine(34) reductase QueG produces the protein MSDEKSIRTSELRQKLFGLGFDLVGFTKAAALTFEASNLRTWLDNKFDAEMKWIEKRFEGRINPKKVLPEAESIISLGLNYYQVGEPSKLKNYGKVSRYAWGKDYHKVFEKKFKSVNKILFEIDARSKNKFYVDYGPTMDKVWAVRSGLGWMGKHTNVISTSIGSWFFIGTVLTSIELNHDSPILDLCGECDLCMLHCPTEAIIKPYVLDSNRCISYQTIENQKVIPVELAGKFENFIFGCDICQDVCPWNIKLQTETCETEFASNTIKELSFDELDESSFKTKFKHSPIRRAGLKALKRNFKFLKS, from the coding sequence ATGTCAGACGAAAAAAGTATACGCACCAGTGAACTCCGGCAAAAGCTGTTTGGTCTCGGTTTTGATTTAGTTGGATTCACTAAAGCTGCAGCACTAACTTTTGAGGCGTCAAATCTCCGTACTTGGCTTGACAATAAATTTGATGCTGAAATGAAATGGATAGAAAAAAGATTTGAGGGTAGGATCAATCCAAAAAAGGTGCTGCCTGAAGCTGAATCAATTATTTCTCTGGGATTAAATTATTATCAAGTCGGTGAACCTAGTAAGTTGAAAAACTATGGTAAAGTTTCCCGTTACGCTTGGGGAAAAGATTATCATAAAGTTTTTGAGAAAAAATTTAAATCAGTCAATAAAATACTATTTGAGATTGATGCACGATCTAAAAATAAATTTTACGTAGACTACGGACCAACGATGGATAAAGTCTGGGCTGTGAGAAGCGGACTCGGTTGGATGGGAAAACACACCAACGTGATCAGCACTTCGATTGGCTCTTGGTTTTTCATTGGGACGGTTCTGACTTCAATTGAATTAAATCATGATTCTCCTATTCTTGACCTCTGTGGGGAGTGTGATCTTTGCATGTTACACTGTCCGACTGAAGCAATCATTAAACCGTATGTCCTCGATTCAAATAGATGCATTTCTTATCAAACCATTGAGAACCAAAAAGTTATTCCCGTAGAACTTGCAGGAAAGTTTGAAAACTTTATTTTCGGTTGTGATATTTGTCAAGATGTTTGTCCGTGGAATATTAAACTTCAGACTGAAACCTGTGAAACAGAATTTGCATCTAATACCATTAAAGAATTATCTTTTGATGAACTTGATGAATCGAGTTTTAAAACAAAATTTAAGCATAGTCCGATTAGGCGAGCAGGACTAAAAGCTTTAAAACGAAATTTTAAATTTCTAAAATCATAA
- a CDS encoding Rieske 2Fe-2S domain-containing protein: MPADEFKKLCSLESLPQNRGVRIVIEDNEFAVFRVDSKVYVLSNICPHNHVGKIFEGEIKDGSVACPIHGWTFDLATGESTCNMSSIKSYEVKMSGNEVFIKIPKRLW; the protein is encoded by the coding sequence ATGCCAGCTGATGAATTCAAAAAACTCTGTTCCCTGGAAAGTCTTCCTCAAAATCGAGGAGTGAGAATAGTTATTGAGGATAATGAATTTGCTGTGTTCCGAGTTGATTCAAAGGTGTATGTTCTGAGTAATATTTGTCCTCATAATCATGTCGGAAAAATATTTGAAGGTGAAATAAAGGATGGCTCGGTTGCATGTCCAATCCACGGCTGGACATTTGATCTTGCAACTGGAGAATCAACCTGCAATATGAGCAGCATAAAATCGTATGAAGTTAAAATGAGCGGGAATGAAGTTTTTATAAAGATTCCAAAACGATTGTGGTAA